The following proteins are co-located in the Enoplosus armatus isolate fEnoArm2 chromosome 10, fEnoArm2.hap1, whole genome shotgun sequence genome:
- the LOC139291662 gene encoding uncharacterized protein, which yields MAEEVLGFWYVGRCTDDLIFVTKTVGVGDDGTLSCTRQTSDHSAKLFWIRLVSGNLPEFLGGTYSFNYSGVNETPRITSKQEPGSFVLHINNTKLSDIGVYYCIKVDKLKMTFLKGTFLSIKGPEPDITAVIHVPPSDPVRPGDSVTLQCSVLSHSENKTCPGDHSVSWFRAGSDGSHPSVIFAHGNSGDECEKSPDARSPQKCVYSFSKKVSSSDAGTYYCAVAACGEILFGHGTKPDIEGLNMWERTVLILLCAALAISLIVIAFLISSIKAWDCCNGCTDDLIFVTKTVGVGDDVTLSCTRQTSWLSAQLFWIRLVSGNLPEFLGGTFTFDYDGVNKTPRITSKQEPGSFVLHINNTKLSDTGVYYCIKVDELKMTFLKGTFLSIKGPEPDITAVIHVPPSDPVRPGDSVTLQCSVLSHSENKTCPGDHSVSWFRAGSDGSHPSVMFAHANSGDECEKSPDARSPQTCVYSFSKNVSSSDAGTYYCAVAACGEILFGHGTKQDIEGLNMWESTVLFLLCAALAISLIVIAFLIYTIKKKTCGCCNAAVALQTNAATAGGDQQSQQRDHDTSVYSAVVFTVMKTSSGGARGAKAAERERIYAAVKAFWLD from the exons gatgCACAGATGATCTGATCTTTGTGACGAAGACTGTTGGTGTTGGAGATGATGGGACTTTGTCGTGTACCCGCCAGACATCTGATCATTCAGCAAAATTATTTTGGATCAGGCTTGTTTCTGGAAACTTACCTGAATTCTTGGGAGGAACATATTCCTTTAATTATTCTGGTGTTAACGAGACTCCTCGAATTACATCAAAACAAGAGCCTGGATCATTTGTTCTGcatattaataacacaaagctAAGCGATATTGGAGTTTATTACTGTATAAAAGTAGACAagctcaaaatgacatttttgaaaggaacatttctgagtattaaag GACCAGAACCTGATATCACTGCCGTCATTCACGTCCCTCCATCTGATCCAGTCCGTCCAGGAGactcagtgactctgcagtgttcagtcctctctcactctgagaACAAGACATGTCCAGGAGATCACAGTGTGTCCTGGTTCAGAGCCGGATCAGATGGATCTCATCCCAGTGTCATTTTCGCTCACGGAAACAGTGGTGATGAATGTGAGAAGAGTCCTGACGCACGCTctccacagaaatgtgtctacagCTTCTCTAAGAAGGTCAGCTCCTCTGATGCTGGGACTTATTACTGCGCTGTGGCCGCATGTGGAGAGATATTATTTGGACATGGAACAAAACCGGACATTGAAG gACTCAACATGTGGGAGAGAACAGTTCTgattctgctctgtgctgctttggcTATAAGTCTGATTGTTATagcttttctcatttcttccaTAAAGGCTTGGGATTGTTGCAATG gatgCACAGATGATCTGATCTTTGTGACGAAGACTGTTGGTGTTGGAGATGATGTGACTTTGTCGTGTACCCGCCAGACATCTTGGCTTTCAGCACAATTATTTTGGATCAGGCTTGTTTCTGGAAACTTGCCTGAATTCTTGGGAGGAACATTTACCTTTGATTATGACGGCGTTAACAAGACTCCTCGAATTACATCAAAACAAGAGCCTGGATCATTTGTTCTGcatattaataacacaaagctAAGCGATACTGGAGTTTATTACTGTATAAAAGTAGACGagctcaaaatgacatttttgaaaggaacatttctgagtattaaag GACCAGAACCTGATATCACTGCCGTCATTCACGTCCCTCCGTCTGATCCAGTCCGTCCAGGAGactcagtgactctgcagtgttcagtcctctctcactctgagaACAAGACATGTCCAGGAGATCACAGTGTGTCCTGGTTCAGAGCCGGATCAGATGGATCTCATCCCAGTGTCATGTTCGCTCACGCAAACAGTGGTGATGAATGTGAGAAGAGTCCTGACGCTCGCTCTCCACAGACATGTGTCTACAGCTTCTCTAAGAACGTCAGCTCCTCTGATGCTGGGACTTATTACTGCGCTGTGGCCGCATGTGGAGAGATATTATTTGGACATGGAACAAAACAGGACATTGAAG gACTCAACATGTGGGAGAGTAcagttctgtttctgttatGTGCTGCTTTGGCTATAAGTCTGATTGTTATTGCCTTCCTGATTTATACCATCAAGAAAAAAACGTGTGGTTGTTGCAACG CTGCCGTTGCTCTGCAAACAAACGCTGCAACAGCCGGTGGTGATCAGCAAAGTCAGCAG